Proteins encoded in a region of the Burkholderia ubonensis subsp. mesacidophila genome:
- the flgB gene encoding flagellar basal body rod protein FlgB, producing the protein MLDRLDAEFAFGRQALDVRAYRQELLSSNIANADTPGYQARDVDFSSTLARSLKQVNGGVAPSNAAQLPLAQPAGVTSGMTMASTAQGHMAGNAKLIPTDDYGRPQYRQPTQPALDGNTVELDVERVQFANNALHYESGMTVMTQQIKAMIAAITSNS; encoded by the coding sequence ATGCTGGACAGACTCGATGCCGAATTCGCGTTCGGCCGCCAGGCACTCGACGTGCGCGCCTATCGGCAGGAACTGCTGTCGTCGAACATCGCAAACGCGGACACGCCCGGCTACCAGGCGCGCGACGTCGATTTCTCGTCGACGCTCGCCCGCTCGCTGAAACAGGTAAACGGCGGCGTCGCGCCGAGCAACGCCGCGCAGCTGCCGCTCGCGCAGCCGGCCGGCGTGACGAGCGGGATGACGATGGCGTCGACGGCGCAGGGCCACATGGCCGGCAACGCGAAGCTGATCCCGACCGACGACTACGGCCGGCCGCAATACCGCCAGCCGACGCAACCGGCGCTCGACGGCAACACGGTCGAGCTCGACGTCGAGCGCGTGCAGTTCGCGAACAACGCGCTGCACTACGAAAGCGGGATGACCGTGATGACCCAGCAGATCAAGGCGATGATCGCCGCGATCACGTCGAACTCGTGA
- the flgA gene encoding flagellar basal body P-ring formation chaperone FlgA, giving the protein MTGSALRSVNGQRPHARLAFALAAALWACATTALAADDGMIVIPGRGESAETALANANAANAGRPAGNLNPGGTPGANAAETAGALPAVNPAASPAAIAGGMAAGTPGMPGLPAGTPAYAPRTVAAVPPTTVPAAPAARPQAPLPAPAPARLAAPMPAGNPNTAYGAARPAQPAVAAADPGRIATVVAGEPAAVMRPALAPRQPAWRANVAAAAPASRTGPAAGPAAGAAAAAAAAAAAAVSTPPGQQDPDTIRRTALAFLQQQIAGLPGKPAASVAPSFPRGLAACTTLEPFLPTGARLWGRTTVGVRCAGERPWTVYLQAKVTVQATYYAAARQIAPGEVLTAADLIARDGDLTLLPLAVITDPSQAVGSTALARVAAGLPLRQDMLKSAASVTAGQTVRVVAAGPGFTISGEGSALANAAPGQSVRVRMAAGQIVTAIVKDAGTVEIPL; this is encoded by the coding sequence ATGACCGGCAGCGCTCTTCGCAGCGTCAACGGGCAACGGCCACACGCGCGGCTGGCGTTCGCGCTCGCCGCCGCGCTGTGGGCGTGCGCCACGACCGCGCTGGCCGCGGACGACGGGATGATCGTGATTCCCGGCCGCGGCGAGTCGGCCGAGACCGCGCTCGCGAACGCGAATGCGGCCAACGCCGGGCGCCCGGCGGGGAACCTGAACCCGGGCGGGACGCCGGGGGCGAACGCCGCGGAAACGGCCGGCGCGCTGCCGGCAGTGAACCCGGCGGCAAGCCCGGCGGCGATCGCGGGGGGCATGGCCGCCGGCACCCCCGGTATGCCCGGACTGCCCGCCGGCACGCCGGCTTACGCGCCGCGCACCGTGGCAGCCGTGCCCCCGACCACCGTTCCGGCGGCGCCGGCCGCGCGCCCGCAGGCGCCGCTCCCGGCGCCCGCCCCCGCCCGCCTGGCCGCGCCGATGCCGGCCGGCAACCCCAACACCGCTTACGGCGCGGCACGCCCGGCTCAGCCGGCCGTCGCGGCTGCCGATCCGGGCCGGATCGCCACGGTCGTCGCGGGCGAGCCCGCCGCGGTGATGCGCCCCGCGCTCGCGCCGCGCCAACCGGCCTGGCGCGCCAACGTGGCCGCCGCCGCGCCGGCCTCGCGCACCGGCCCCGCCGCCGGCCCCGCCGCCGGGGCCGCCGCCGCAGCCGCCGCAGCCGCCGCAGCCGCCGTCTCGACGCCGCCCGGCCAGCAGGACCCCGACACGATCCGGCGCACCGCGCTCGCGTTCCTCCAGCAGCAGATCGCCGGCCTGCCCGGCAAGCCGGCGGCGAGCGTCGCGCCCTCCTTTCCGCGCGGGCTCGCCGCGTGCACGACGCTCGAGCCGTTCCTGCCGACCGGCGCGCGCCTGTGGGGCCGCACGACGGTCGGCGTGCGCTGCGCGGGCGAGCGGCCGTGGACCGTCTACCTGCAGGCGAAGGTCACCGTGCAGGCCACCTATTACGCGGCCGCGCGGCAGATCGCGCCGGGCGAGGTGCTCACCGCGGCCGACCTCATCGCGCGCGACGGCGACCTGACCCTGCTGCCGCTCGCGGTCATCACCGATCCGTCGCAGGCGGTCGGCTCGACCGCGCTCGCGCGCGTCGCCGCGGGGTTGCCGCTGCGGCAGGACATGCTGAAGAGCGCGGCGTCGGTGACAGCCGGCCAGACCGTGCGGGTCGTCGCGGCCGGGCCGGGTTTCACGATCTCGGGCGAAGGCAGCGCGCTCGCCAACGCGGCGCCCGGCCAGTCGGTGCGGGTGCGGATGGCGGCCGGGCAGATCGTCACGGCGATCGTCAAGGACGCCGGCACGGTGGAGATTCCGCTCTGA
- the flgE gene encoding flagellar hook protein FlgE, translating into MGYQQGLSGLSGASNALDVIGNNIANANTVGFKSSTAQFSDMYANSVATSVNTQIGIGTRIASVQQQFGQGTINTTSNALDVAINGNGFFQMSNNGVVTYSRDGTFQRDKNGFIVDSQGRNLMGYAAAAGGVINTAATVPLQAPTANLAPTASTKITGQFNLNSQDTVPATTPFSPTDNTTYNYSTSIQVYDTLGGTQQVDMYFVKSATAGQWEAYAHVQGQPTTDLGKVTFSPTGQIMSTTTPGGVGTPSLGKFPFSITTSDGSTTPQNLTLDLTGTTQYGGKDGVTNLAQDGFASGTLSTFTIGADGKLTGNYSNGQTQTLGLIALANFNNPNGLTNLGGNQYAESSVSGVPQISAPGSTNHGVLQGSALENSNVDLTAQLVNLITAQRNYQANAQTIKTQQAVDQAVINL; encoded by the coding sequence ATGGGTTATCAACAAGGTTTGAGCGGCCTCTCGGGTGCATCGAACGCGCTCGACGTGATCGGCAACAACATCGCGAACGCGAACACGGTCGGCTTCAAGTCGAGCACCGCGCAGTTCTCCGACATGTACGCGAACTCGGTCGCGACGTCGGTCAACACCCAGATCGGCATCGGCACGCGGATCGCGTCGGTGCAGCAGCAATTCGGCCAGGGCACGATCAACACGACGAGCAACGCGCTCGACGTCGCGATCAACGGCAACGGCTTCTTCCAGATGTCGAACAACGGCGTGGTCACGTATTCGCGCGACGGCACGTTCCAGCGTGACAAGAACGGCTTCATCGTCGATTCGCAGGGCCGCAACCTGATGGGCTATGCCGCAGCCGCGGGCGGCGTGATCAACACCGCGGCGACCGTGCCGCTGCAGGCGCCGACCGCCAACCTCGCGCCGACCGCGTCGACCAAGATCACCGGCCAGTTCAACCTGAACTCGCAGGACACGGTGCCGGCCACGACGCCGTTCAGCCCGACGGACAACACGACGTACAACTACTCGACGTCGATCCAGGTGTACGACACGCTCGGCGGCACGCAGCAGGTCGACATGTATTTCGTGAAGAGCGCGACGGCCGGCCAGTGGGAAGCGTACGCGCACGTGCAGGGCCAGCCGACGACCGACCTCGGCAAGGTGACGTTCAGCCCGACGGGCCAGATCATGAGCACGACCACCCCGGGCGGCGTGGGGACCCCGTCGCTCGGCAAGTTCCCGTTCTCGATCACGACCAGCGACGGCTCCACGACGCCGCAGAACCTGACGCTCGACCTGACCGGCACGACCCAGTACGGCGGCAAGGACGGCGTGACCAACCTCGCGCAGGACGGCTTCGCGAGCGGCACGCTGTCGACCTTCACGATCGGCGCCGACGGCAAGCTGACCGGCAACTACTCGAACGGCCAGACGCAGACGCTCGGCCTGATCGCGCTCGCGAACTTCAACAACCCGAACGGCCTCACGAACCTCGGCGGCAACCAGTACGCCGAGAGCTCCGTGTCGGGGGTGCCGCAGATCTCCGCGCCGGGCAGCACGAACCACGGCGTGCTGCAGGGCAGCGCGCTGGAAAACTCGAACGTCGACCTGACGGCCCAGCTCGTCAACCTGATCACCGCGCAGCGCAACTACCAGGCGAACGCGCAGACGATCAAGACGCAGCAGGCCGTCGACCAGGCGGTCATCAACCTCTGA
- a CDS encoding flagellar hook assembly protein FlgD: MASSSTTIGGNGTSTSTLPTDTMNTNKVSTTGTLSTTSASDLQTTFLKLLVTQLKNQDPTSPVDSSQMTSQLAQINTVSGIAQLNTSLTSLSSQLTAGQQTQAALLIGSNVLAPGNGVAVKGGAASPFGVQLPNDVSNLTITVKNDAGVVVNSINAGKQSAGTVPFNWTPTDAAGNTLPDGKYTINAQYVGSDGKTYTATALSTAQVRSVIKQADGTAGLVLSNGTTVGLTQVASIFPSASSSSTSTSTTTTN, from the coding sequence ATGGCATCCTCCTCCACCACGATCGGCGGCAACGGCACGAGCACGTCGACGCTGCCGACCGACACGATGAACACGAACAAGGTGTCGACCACCGGCACCTTGTCGACCACGTCGGCGAGCGACCTGCAGACGACGTTCCTGAAGCTGCTCGTCACGCAGTTGAAGAACCAGGATCCGACCAGCCCGGTCGACAGCTCGCAGATGACCTCGCAGCTCGCGCAGATCAACACGGTGAGCGGCATCGCGCAGCTCAACACGTCGCTGACTTCGCTGTCGTCGCAGCTCACGGCCGGCCAGCAGACCCAGGCGGCGCTCCTGATCGGCTCGAACGTGCTCGCGCCGGGCAACGGCGTCGCGGTGAAGGGCGGCGCGGCGTCGCCGTTCGGCGTGCAGCTGCCGAACGACGTGTCGAACCTGACCATCACCGTGAAGAACGATGCGGGCGTCGTCGTCAACTCGATCAACGCGGGCAAGCAGTCGGCCGGCACCGTGCCGTTCAACTGGACGCCGACCGACGCGGCGGGCAACACGCTGCCGGACGGCAAGTACACGATCAACGCGCAGTACGTCGGCAGCGACGGCAAGACCTATACCGCGACAGCGCTGTCGACCGCGCAGGTCCGCAGCGTGATCAAGCAGGCGGACGGCACGGCGGGGCTCGTGCTGTCGAACGGCACGACGGTGGGGCTCACCCAGGTCGCGTCGATCTTCCCGAGCGCGTCGTCGTCGTCCACGTCGACCAGCACGACCACCACCAACTGA
- the flgF gene encoding flagellar basal-body rod protein FlgF, which yields MDRLIYTAMTGASQALDQQAIVANNLANASTTGFRAQLATYRAVPMNFGDGSAIDPTTTRTYVLSSTPGADFAPGPISRTGNPLDVAVQGAGWLSVQLADGSEAYTRDGNLHVNQDGQLVNANNLPVVGNGGPISVPPNAEVTIGKDGTVSALMPGDPPTAVAMIDQMKLVNPDPATITRGNDGLFRTADGNPADADPNVVVVPNSLEGSNVNPVNAMVAMIDNARAFQLQSKMIQTADQNEQSANQLLNFS from the coding sequence ATGGACCGACTGATATACACGGCGATGACGGGCGCTTCGCAGGCGCTCGACCAGCAGGCGATCGTCGCGAACAATCTGGCGAACGCGTCGACGACCGGCTTTCGCGCGCAGCTCGCGACCTATCGCGCGGTGCCGATGAACTTCGGCGACGGCAGCGCGATCGACCCGACGACGACCCGCACCTACGTGCTGTCGTCGACGCCCGGCGCGGACTTCGCGCCGGGGCCGATCTCGCGCACCGGCAATCCGCTCGACGTCGCGGTGCAGGGCGCCGGCTGGCTGTCCGTGCAGCTGGCCGACGGCAGCGAGGCCTATACGCGCGACGGCAACCTGCACGTCAACCAGGACGGCCAGCTCGTCAACGCGAACAACCTGCCGGTGGTCGGCAACGGCGGCCCGATCTCGGTGCCGCCGAATGCCGAGGTGACGATCGGCAAGGACGGCACGGTGTCCGCGCTGATGCCGGGCGATCCGCCGACCGCGGTCGCGATGATCGACCAGATGAAGCTCGTCAATCCCGATCCGGCGACGATCACGCGCGGCAACGACGGCCTGTTCCGCACCGCCGACGGCAACCCGGCGGACGCCGACCCGAACGTCGTCGTCGTGCCGAATTCGCTCGAAGGCAGCAACGTCAACCCGGTGAACGCGATGGTCGCGATGATCGACAACGCGCGCGCCTTCCAGCTGCAGTCGAAGATGATCCAGACTGCCGACCAGAACGAGCAGTCGGCGAACCAGCTGCTCAATTTCAGCTGA
- the flgH gene encoding flagellar basal body L-ring protein FlgH, with protein MKQVRPFPFVTARAACVLAAAALAGCAQIPREPIIQQPMSAQPPIPPSMQAPGSIYNPGYAGRPLFEDQRPRNVGDILTIVIAENINATKSSGANTNRAGNTNFDVPTAGFLGGLFSKANLSATGANKFNATGGASAANTFNGTITVTVTNVLPNGNLIVSGEKQMLINQGNEFVRFSGVVNPNTISGANSVLSTQVADAKIEYSAKGYINEAETMGWLQRFFLNISPW; from the coding sequence ATGAAGCAGGTTCGTCCCTTCCCGTTCGTCACCGCCCGCGCCGCCTGCGTGCTCGCGGCGGCGGCGCTCGCGGGCTGCGCGCAGATTCCGCGCGAGCCGATCATCCAGCAGCCGATGTCGGCGCAGCCGCCGATTCCGCCGTCGATGCAGGCGCCCGGCTCGATCTACAACCCGGGCTACGCGGGCCGGCCGCTGTTCGAGGATCAGCGCCCGCGCAACGTCGGCGACATCCTGACGATCGTGATCGCGGAGAACATCAACGCGACGAAGTCGTCCGGCGCGAACACCAACCGCGCGGGCAACACCAACTTCGACGTGCCGACCGCCGGCTTCCTCGGCGGGCTGTTCAGCAAGGCGAACCTGTCGGCGACGGGCGCCAACAAGTTCAACGCGACGGGCGGCGCGAGCGCGGCGAACACGTTCAACGGCACGATCACGGTCACCGTGACCAACGTGCTGCCGAACGGCAACCTGATCGTCAGCGGCGAGAAGCAGATGCTGATCAACCAGGGCAACGAGTTCGTGCGCTTCTCGGGCGTCGTGAACCCGAACACGATCTCCGGCGCGAACTCGGTCCTCTCGACGCAGGTCGCCGACGCGAAGATCGAATACTCGGCGAAGGGCTACATCAACGAAGCCGAGACGATGGGCTGGCTGCAGCGCTTCTTCCTCAACATTTCGCCGTGGTGA
- a CDS encoding flagella synthesis protein FlgN: MRDELLATVNDEHATVEAFASLLAYEEKALTTPEPLEMLPGIIEKKSELIDRLAQLERTRDTQLSALGFPGGKKGMDQAAEHDARLSGSWQLLQHAADRARRANANNGMLIRIRMDYNERALAVLRDAPARVGFYGPDGRVSTLVR; the protein is encoded by the coding sequence ATGAGAGACGAGCTGCTGGCCACGGTCAACGACGAACACGCGACGGTCGAAGCGTTCGCGTCGCTGCTCGCCTATGAGGAAAAGGCGCTGACGACGCCCGAGCCGCTCGAGATGCTGCCCGGGATCATCGAGAAGAAAAGCGAGCTGATCGACCGGCTCGCGCAGCTCGAGCGCACCCGCGACACCCAGCTGTCCGCGCTCGGCTTTCCCGGCGGCAAGAAAGGGATGGACCAGGCCGCCGAGCACGACGCGCGCCTGTCCGGCAGCTGGCAATTGCTGCAGCATGCCGCCGATCGCGCCCGCCGCGCGAACGCGAACAACGGCATGCTGATCCGCATTCGGATGGACTACAACGAGCGCGCGCTCGCGGTGCTGCGCGACGCGCCCGCGCGGGTCGGCTTCTACGGCCCCGACGGTCGCGTGTCGACGCTGGTGCGCTGA
- the flgM gene encoding flagellar biosynthesis anti-sigma factor FlgM translates to MKIDSTPTPNTRAPATSGNGAARPQDDAPAAAGPQAGAAGTAGGDATVNLSGLSGQLRTLSASGNADIDTGLVQSIKDALSNGTLTIDASKIADGVLNTARELLKQQRPQGA, encoded by the coding sequence GTGAAAATCGATTCGACGCCTACCCCGAATACCCGCGCGCCTGCCACTTCCGGCAACGGCGCAGCTCGTCCGCAGGACGACGCGCCCGCCGCGGCCGGCCCGCAAGCGGGCGCCGCAGGCACGGCCGGCGGCGACGCGACCGTCAACCTGTCGGGCCTGTCCGGGCAGTTGCGCACGCTGTCGGCGTCCGGCAACGCCGACATCGACACGGGCCTCGTCCAGTCGATCAAGGACGCGCTGAGCAACGGCACGCTGACGATCGACGCGAGCAAGATTGCCGACGGCGTACTGAATACCGCCCGCGAGCTGCTGAAGCAGCAGCGTCCGCAGGGCGCCTGA
- a CDS encoding SGNH/GDSL hydrolase family protein, which yields MQRFRIPLSHRIAAVAALGATLTLAPAHAAGPAPLPTPTGDMSLSPAGPDVTPPAASTGSVVTPRTARRGSDTYTYLRCWYRIDADPLKPAATYEWARDPAGGDWYRVPGYWWADGVTQWKNMFYSTTPQDTLADVCRKTLAAKGIKSDLTQAVAANNALSFNYTVWTIDSAQQDARVNKLIVFGDSLSDTQNMFNASQWKLPNGTSWHAGRFSNGPVWAEYLANTLRLPFYNWAIGGAATDQHLVVPGLVQQIDSWREYMERAPDYRPGNTLFAVFAGGNDLVNYGRSPEQAANAVRDSLDRLAAAGATRIMLVTLPDVSRAPVFATRTDTASVAAQVKDYNKRLADAAAALRARYGATLRLEVFDAYALFDDLLSHPAKYGFDEAKRSCLDIPKPSSFTYMAAQTPRADCRDPARFVFWDTLHPTTRTHAWLAEQVAPFVRARLMN from the coding sequence ATGCAACGTTTCCGTATTCCCCTGTCACACCGCATCGCCGCCGTCGCGGCGCTGGGCGCCACGCTGACGCTCGCTCCCGCGCACGCCGCCGGCCCCGCGCCGCTGCCCACGCCGACCGGCGACATGTCGCTGTCGCCGGCCGGCCCCGACGTCACGCCGCCGGCCGCCTCGACCGGGTCCGTCGTGACGCCGCGCACCGCGCGGCGCGGCTCCGACACCTACACCTACCTGCGCTGCTGGTACCGCATCGACGCGGACCCGCTGAAGCCGGCCGCGACCTACGAATGGGCGCGCGACCCCGCCGGCGGCGACTGGTATCGCGTGCCGGGCTACTGGTGGGCGGACGGCGTCACGCAGTGGAAGAACATGTTCTACAGCACGACGCCGCAGGACACGCTGGCCGACGTGTGCCGCAAGACGCTGGCCGCGAAAGGCATCAAGTCCGACCTCACGCAGGCGGTCGCGGCCAACAATGCGCTGTCGTTCAACTACACGGTGTGGACCATCGATTCCGCGCAGCAGGACGCGCGCGTCAACAAGCTGATCGTGTTCGGCGACAGCCTGTCGGACACCCAGAACATGTTCAACGCGAGCCAGTGGAAGCTGCCGAACGGCACGAGCTGGCATGCGGGGCGCTTCAGCAACGGCCCGGTGTGGGCCGAATACCTCGCGAACACGCTGCGGCTGCCGTTCTACAACTGGGCGATCGGCGGCGCGGCGACCGACCAGCACCTCGTCGTGCCGGGCCTCGTGCAGCAGATCGACTCGTGGCGCGAATACATGGAGCGCGCGCCGGACTACCGGCCCGGCAACACGCTGTTCGCGGTGTTCGCGGGCGGCAACGATCTCGTGAACTACGGGCGCTCGCCCGAGCAGGCGGCCAATGCGGTGCGCGACAGCCTTGACCGGCTCGCCGCGGCCGGCGCGACGCGGATCATGCTCGTCACGCTGCCGGACGTGTCGCGCGCGCCGGTGTTCGCGACCCGCACCGACACCGCAAGCGTCGCCGCGCAGGTGAAGGACTACAACAAGCGCCTCGCCGACGCGGCCGCCGCGCTGCGCGCCCGCTACGGCGCGACGCTGCGGCTCGAGGTGTTCGACGCGTACGCGCTGTTCGACGACCTGCTGAGCCACCCGGCCAAATACGGCTTCGACGAGGCGAAGCGCTCGTGCCTCGACATTCCGAAACCGTCGTCGTTCACCTACATGGCCGCGCAGACGCCGCGCGCGGACTGCCGCGATCCGGCGCGCTTCGTGTTCTGGGACACGCTGCACCCGACGACGCGCACGCACGCGTGGCTCGCCGAGCAGGTCGCGCCGTTCGTGCGCGCACGCCTGATGAACTGA
- the flgG gene encoding flagellar basal-body rod protein FlgG, with protein sequence MNRSLYIAATGMNAQQAQMDVISNNLANVSTNGYKGSRAVFEDLLYQTIRQPGANSTQQTELPSGLQLGTGVQQVATERLYTQGSLQQTGNSKDLAIDGAGFFQVLMPDGTNAYTRDGSFQTNAQGQLVTASGYQVLPAITVPQNATALTIGKDGVVSVKQAGSNNAVQIGSIQIATFINPAGLEAKGENLFAETTSSGAPNVSQPGLNGAGSLNQGYVEASNVNVVQELVNMIQTQRAYEINSKAVTTSDQMLQNVTQMKS encoded by the coding sequence GTGAACCGTTCGCTCTACATCGCCGCTACCGGCATGAATGCGCAGCAGGCGCAGATGGACGTGATCTCGAACAACCTCGCGAACGTCAGCACCAACGGCTACAAGGGCTCGCGCGCGGTATTCGAGGACCTGCTGTACCAGACGATCCGCCAGCCCGGCGCGAACTCGACGCAGCAGACCGAGCTGCCGTCGGGCCTGCAGCTCGGCACCGGCGTGCAGCAGGTCGCGACCGAGCGCCTGTACACGCAGGGCAGCCTGCAGCAGACCGGCAACTCGAAGGACCTCGCGATCGATGGCGCGGGCTTCTTCCAGGTGCTGATGCCGGACGGCACGAACGCGTACACGCGCGACGGCTCGTTCCAGACCAACGCGCAGGGCCAGCTCGTCACGGCGAGCGGCTACCAGGTCCTGCCGGCGATCACCGTGCCGCAGAACGCGACCGCGCTGACGATCGGCAAGGACGGCGTGGTGTCGGTCAAGCAGGCGGGCTCGAACAACGCGGTGCAGATCGGCTCGATCCAGATCGCGACCTTCATCAACCCGGCCGGCCTCGAGGCGAAGGGCGAGAACCTGTTCGCCGAGACCACGTCGTCGGGCGCGCCGAACGTATCGCAGCCGGGCCTGAACGGCGCGGGCTCGCTCAACCAGGGCTATGTCGAAGCGTCGAACGTGAACGTCGTGCAGGAGCTCGTCAACATGATCCAGACGCAGCGCGCGTACGAGATCAACAGCAAGGCCGTGACGACTTCCGACCAGATGCTGCAGAACGTCACGCAGATGAAGAGCTAA
- the flgC gene encoding flagellar basal body rod protein FlgC codes for MPSLMNIFGVAGSALSAQSQRLNVTASNIANADSATGPDGKPYKAKQVVFAADPQGRARTASGQGVGGVRVAKVIDDPSPMKSTYDPANPAADANGYVQMPNVDPVQEMVNMISASRSYQANVETLNTAKQLMLKTLTIGT; via the coding sequence ATGCCCTCGTTGATGAACATCTTCGGCGTTGCCGGCTCGGCGCTGTCCGCGCAGTCGCAGCGCCTGAACGTCACCGCGTCGAACATCGCGAACGCCGACAGCGCGACCGGCCCCGACGGCAAGCCGTACAAGGCGAAGCAGGTCGTGTTCGCGGCCGATCCGCAAGGCCGCGCGCGCACCGCGTCCGGTCAGGGCGTCGGCGGCGTGCGCGTGGCGAAGGTGATCGACGATCCGTCGCCGATGAAGTCGACCTACGATCCGGCGAACCCGGCCGCCGACGCGAACGGCTACGTGCAGATGCCGAACGTCGACCCGGTGCAGGAAATGGTGAACATGATTTCCGCGTCGCGCTCGTACCAGGCCAACGTCGAGACGCTGAACACCGCGAAGCAGCTGATGCTGAAGACGCTGACGATCGGCACCTGA
- a CDS encoding M24 family metallopeptidase produces the protein MIDQLKYSFSGLPPYDASVDETHAGLSRLLDAVQLDAVVITSQDEFITEYLPRRNNQRYALSGFDGSAGSGIFLSAAAAQALGVPQFLLFVDGRYHLQAEKQCNPARVHVEKLGLNVSMWPAMADWLVAHAGRLKRVGYDGLRISVAQRDRLLDSTQAAQFDWTSLVGREIDRAIALPGWVVERPIFELPESMTGVSVAQNIATLGERLAAHTGAAKGRTAFVTCLADDLGYLLNSRGYHIPNASSHLGFLFVVGAQVVLFLPEGCDRCPVDLESYPALQVIRRDFDELERFLAQFVAEQVCYGFESVNCALVETVSRVWPHARHADFSPVEAMRVAKTPEVLDQFRDAFVRSSAAIADAMRWAKTGEPGQRHSEYDLARVINDAYGARSAVALTFTTIAANGANSASAHYTAASPEVELTEGELVLLDSGAYYEAGFATDCTRVVLRRTRPDTVAQPWQREIYTVALKACIKGLVTSFPKDASGGDVDAAVRQVCRDHGHDFGHGTGHGVGIHVHEGGVRFAPGSKYGLVPNAVISVEPGIYVPGKGGVRIENIVIIHPSEQEPDKMTFENIVAVGYDWDLIDLDLLTDDERDYLRDYERLCAERGTQVTACPLL, from the coding sequence ATGATCGATCAACTGAAATACAGTTTCTCCGGCCTTCCCCCCTACGATGCATCCGTTGACGAGACACACGCAGGCCTGTCGCGCCTGCTCGACGCCGTGCAGCTCGACGCCGTGGTGATCACGTCGCAGGACGAATTCATTACCGAGTACCTGCCGCGCCGCAACAACCAGCGCTACGCGCTGTCGGGCTTCGACGGCTCGGCAGGCTCCGGCATCTTCCTCAGCGCGGCGGCGGCGCAGGCGCTCGGCGTGCCGCAGTTCCTGCTGTTCGTCGACGGCCGCTATCACCTGCAGGCCGAAAAGCAGTGCAATCCGGCGCGCGTGCACGTCGAGAAGCTCGGGCTGAACGTGTCGATGTGGCCGGCGATGGCCGACTGGCTCGTCGCCCACGCGGGCCGGCTCAAGCGGGTCGGCTACGACGGGCTGCGGATCAGCGTCGCGCAGCGCGACCGGCTGCTCGACAGCACGCAGGCGGCGCAGTTCGACTGGACGAGCCTCGTCGGCCGCGAGATCGACCGGGCGATCGCGCTGCCGGGCTGGGTCGTCGAGCGGCCGATCTTCGAGCTGCCGGAATCGATGACCGGCGTGAGCGTCGCGCAGAACATCGCGACGCTGGGCGAGCGGCTCGCCGCGCACACCGGCGCGGCAAAAGGAAGGACTGCGTTCGTCACCTGCCTGGCGGACGACCTCGGCTATCTGCTGAACAGCCGCGGCTATCACATCCCGAATGCGTCGTCGCACCTGGGCTTCCTGTTCGTGGTCGGCGCGCAGGTCGTGCTGTTCCTGCCGGAAGGCTGCGACCGCTGTCCGGTCGACCTCGAATCGTATCCGGCGCTGCAGGTGATCCGGCGTGACTTCGACGAGCTCGAACGCTTCCTCGCGCAGTTCGTGGCCGAACAGGTGTGCTACGGCTTCGAGTCGGTCAACTGCGCGCTCGTCGAGACGGTGAGCCGCGTGTGGCCGCACGCCCGGCATGCCGATTTCAGCCCGGTCGAGGCGATGCGGGTCGCGAAGACGCCGGAAGTGCTCGACCAGTTCCGCGACGCGTTCGTGCGCAGTTCCGCGGCGATCGCCGACGCGATGCGCTGGGCGAAGACGGGCGAGCCGGGGCAGCGGCATTCCGAATACGACCTGGCCCGCGTGATCAACGACGCATACGGCGCACGCTCGGCGGTGGCGCTGACCTTCACGACGATCGCGGCGAACGGCGCCAACAGCGCGTCCGCGCACTACACGGCGGCGAGCCCGGAAGTCGAGCTGACGGAAGGCGAGCTGGTGCTGCTCGACAGCGGCGCGTACTACGAAGCCGGCTTCGCGACGGACTGCACGCGCGTCGTGCTGCGCCGGACCCGGCCGGACACGGTCGCGCAGCCGTGGCAGCGGGAGATCTACACGGTGGCGCTGAAGGCGTGCATCAAGGGGCTCGTCACGTCGTTCCCGAAAGACGCGTCGGGCGGCGACGTCGATGCGGCCGTGCGGCAGGTGTGCCGCGATCACGGCCACGATTTCGGCCACGGCACCGGGCACGGCGTCGGGATCCACGTGCACGAAGGCGGGGTGCGGTTCGCGCCGGGGTCGAAGTATGGTCTCGTGCCGAATGCGGTGATCTCGGTCGAGCCGGGCATCTACGTGCCGGGCAAGGGCGGCGTGCGGATCGAGAACATCGTGATCATCCATCCGAGCGAGCAGGAGCCGGACAAGATGACGTTCGAGAACATCGTCGCGGTCGGCTACGACTGGGACCTGATCGATCTCGACCTGCTGACCGACGACGAACGCGATTACCTGCGCGACTACGAGCGGCTGTGCGCCGAGCGCGGCACGCAGGTGACGGCGTGCCCGCTGCTGTAA